The following nucleotide sequence is from Acidovorax radicis.
TTCTGGTGGTGTCTGACCGTCTCACCATTCGCATCCACACCCAGTTCACCGGCCACCCCAGTGCCACGCACGAAGTGCGCATTGCCGAGATGGACCAGCCAGCCAACCTGGCCCTGCTGCGCCGCATCTGGCTGGCGCCCGAGAGCTTCAAGCCCCGGCAGACCAACCGCGACATCACCGAAGCCGCCGCGCAAAGCTTTGCCGCCCTGGCCGAAGGTCTGCGCCACGCCCGGCGAAAGCATCACCGGCCAGCAACAGCACGCCAACCAGGTGGCGCACTTCCTCACGCAGTGCCTGTTCTGCTTTTTTGCGGAAGACGTGGGCCTGCTGCCTGGCCGCATGTTCGAGCGCCTGGTCAACAACCAGCAGGCCACGCCCGAGCGGCTGACCCAGGACCTCACGCAGCTCTTTGGCACCATGCAAAGCGGTGGCCTGTATGGCGTGGACGATATTCCGTGGTTCAACGGTGGCCTGTTCCAGACCATCGCCGTGCCGCCCCTCTCCGCGCCCGACCTGGCCGAACTGCGCCGCGCTGCCGACCTGAACTGGAGCGCCATTGACGTCTCCATCTTCGGCACGCTGTTCGAGCGCGGGCTCGACCCCGCCAAACGCAGCCAGCTGGGCGCGCACTACACGGACCCGGCGGACCTCCCGGATACCTTGGCTGAAGGAGATTCCAAGCCAAATCAGCCTCTAGCGCCCGTCCAGAAATCGCAAGCAGCTATCAAAATCATACCAACACGCCAGACAGCCACCGCCATCGCGCAGGCCGCGCAGCGCCTGAACACCCTGCGCCAGGCCTGGCTGAACCCGCCCGAGTGGACGGACACCGTGCCCGAGGTGGTGCTGCTGGGCCTGAGCGCATCACCCTACCCCGACCGCATCGTGCCCAAGCCAGGTTTTGAAAAAGAACTGGCCAAGCGCACGTTGACCAATCTCTACAACCAACGCCCCGCCTGGCTGGCCGCCGCCCACGCGCAGCTGGACGCCGCCGTCGCTGCGGCCTATGGTTGGGCCGGCTACACGGCGGACCTGCCTGATGATGAAATCCTGCGCCGCCTGCTGGCGCTGAACCTGCAACGCAGCACACCCACCGGAGCCTGATATGCGCGCACGCCCCGCCACCCCTGAAGAAATAGGAGACGGCGAAGACCGCCCCGTCGATCTGCACTCGCCCGAGGTGCCCGCAGGCGTGCGCGCCAAGGCACTGGCCATGGCCCAGCCGGGCGACGAACTGTGGCGCTGCCCGCGCCTGTCTGCACCACGCGGGGCGCTGGGCATTCTGGGCGTGGGCAAGCGCGATGTGGTGATCGAATGGTGGCTGCTGGATGCGCAGGGCGAGCTCATCGAGGCGTTCTGGGAGGCCTGATCTCGCGCCTTGTCCTAAACTCGCGGGGTCCCCACATCGCCCCACTCTTTCCTCATGACGTATTGCGTCGCCATCAAACTCAACGCCGGGCTGGTTTTCCTGTCCGATTCGCGCACCAACGCCGGCCTCGATCAGATCAGCTCTTTTCGCAAGATGATGATCTACGAAAAAGCGGGGGACCGCTTCATGGTGCTGTTGTCGGCCGGAAACCTGTCTATCTCCCAGTCCGTGCGCGAGATCCTGCAGACCGAGCAGATCAAGGACGGCGAAACCGGCGAGCCCATCACGATCTGGAACGCCAAAAGCATGTTCGACGCCGCCCGCGTGCTGGGCGCTGCCGTGCGCCATGTGCATGAGCGCGACGGCGCGGCACTCAAGCGCTCCGGTGTGGATTTCAACGTGTCGATGGCGTTCGGGGGCCAGATCAAGGGCGAAGGCATGCGCCTGTTTCAGGTGTATTCGGCCGGCAACTTCATCGAGGCCACCACCGAGACACCGTATTTTCAGGTGGGCGAATCCAAATACGGCAAGCCCGTGCTCGACCGCGTCATCTCCCCCGAGACCCCGCTGGACGAAGCCGCCAAATGTGCGCTGGTGTCGATGGACAGCACGCTCAAGTCCAACCTTTCGGTAGGGTTGCCGCTGGATCTGGTGGTCTATGAGGTCAACCGCTTTTCCAGCGACAAGGTGGTTTGTATTGACGAGAATAACCCGTATTTTCGAATGCTGCACGACAGCTGGGGCCAAAAGCTGCGCGAGGTGTTCGACAGCATCGAGGACCCGGCCTGGGGCGGCGGGGCGACCAATGTGCCCCTCATGGGCAACCCGGCGCGCAGCAAGCCGCTCAAGAAAATCACCACCCCCTTGGACAAGCTCATCTAAGACACTGAATCGTGAATCGCTTGGGCGCTTGAGCGCCTGACTGCGGAACCCGGCAGCACCGGCCACCGTGGGCGGCTGCG
It contains:
- a CDS encoding proteasome-type protease, whose amino-acid sequence is MTYCVAIKLNAGLVFLSDSRTNAGLDQISSFRKMMIYEKAGDRFMVLLSAGNLSISQSVREILQTEQIKDGETGEPITIWNAKSMFDAARVLGAAVRHVHERDGAALKRSGVDFNVSMAFGGQIKGEGMRLFQVYSAGNFIEATTETPYFQVGESKYGKPVLDRVISPETPLDEAAKCALVSMDSTLKSNLSVGLPLDLVVYEVNRFSSDKVVCIDENNPYFRMLHDSWGQKLREVFDSIEDPAWGGGATNVPLMGNPARSKPLKKITTPLDKLI
- a CDS encoding type IIL restriction-modification enzyme MmeI, with translation MPPWPKVCATPGESITGQQQHANQVAHFLTQCLFCFFAEDVGLLPGRMFERLVNNQQATPERLTQDLTQLFGTMQSGGLYGVDDIPWFNGGLFQTIAVPPLSAPDLAELRRAADLNWSAIDVSIFGTLFERGLDPAKRSQLGAHYTDPADLPDTLAEGDSKPNQPLAPVQKSQAAIKIIPTRQTATAIAQAAQRLNTLRQAWLNPPEWTDTVPEVVLLGLSASPYPDRIVPKPGFEKELAKRTLTNLYNQRPAWLAAAHAQLDAAVAAAYGWAGYTADLPDDEILRRLLALNLQRSTPTGA